CGGGTCAGCGGCGTGAAGAAGGTGTACCTCGCCGGCCTGACCGGGCCGAACCCGGACGGGTCCTTCCCGCCGGTCGGCTCGGTGACCGCGCCGCGCATATCGCAGTCGCGGACTTTCGTGCTGAACGCGGGGGGGGTGCTCCGCAACTTGCGGGTCACGGTGCTCGCGGGCCGGTCCCCGACCTCCCCCGTGACGCCCCCGGCGAATGTTCCGGCCCGACCTGCCCCGGAAGGCGCCGCCCGGCCCTCACGCTACGCCTTCCTCGCCGGGTCGTGGACGCACTCCTTCGGGCGCCTGAACTTGCAGCTGAGCGGCAACCGGGTGAGCGGCGTGCTCAGCTCCAACTCGGCGTCTCTGCCCAGCGGCACACTGCGCGGAAGCCTGAGCGGCGACGTCAACGCGCCGACCCTCAGCGGCTTTCTGGATGACGGCGGCACCGAGCGCGCCTTCGTCCTGCGTTTCGACGCCGAGAAGGACACTTTCGAGGGGGTCTACGCCGGAGACGGCCAGCGCCAGCGCTGGTGCGGCTGGCGGGGAAGCGGGCGGCCCGAGGGTTGCTGAGCCGTATGCGCCTGGGCTCCCTGACCGTGCGGCGCGCCTCGCTCGGCCTCCTGCTGGCCCTCGCGCTCGCCGAGGGCGCCCCGGCGGCGGTCCCTGGGCGTCCGACCTTCGACCGAGCTCTCTTTGACCGCTCGGCCCCCGACCGCGACCGCGACGGCTACCCCGACGCCGCCGAGCTGCGCGGCGAGGACCGCGCGCGCTTCAGCGAGTGGTTCGCGGCGATCGCCGAGAGCCAGTACTACGGCGTAAGCGCCGACTGGGCGCCCCAGGACCGCGATTGCGCCGGTCTGCTGCGTTACGCTTTCGTGCAGGCGCTGTTGCCGCATGACGGAGCGTGGCGGGCCAAATTCAAATACCTGCCGCCGCCGCGTCTGCCCTCGGTGCAGAACCTAGCTTACCCCCTGCCCTACCTCAGTCGCTCGGTGTTCCGGGTGGCGGGCGGAGCGTACCAGGCGGGCGACGTGGCGGCAGGGCGGCTCGTCGGACGCACGAGCGCGCAATACCTCGCCAACTTCTCGGCGCGGCGCCTCGGGCGCGACCCCCGCGCGGCGCGCCGGGGCGACCTGCTGTTTTTCCTGCGCCCGGGGCTCGGGGCCTACCACTCGATGGTGTACCTCGGCGGCGGCCTCGTCGTGTACCACACCGGCGCGGCTCCCGAAGAGGGCGGCGAGGTGCGGCTGCTGAGCCTGGACACGCTGATGAAGCATCCCGACCCGGCGTTCCACCCCACGGCTAAAAATCCGAACTTCCTGGGCGTCTACCGCTGGAAGGTGCTCGACTGAGCGCCAGCCATCGCCGAACGCCGGCCCACGCCTCCACCTAACGACTGATGCCACAGTCACAATTCAGGCGTAGGCTAGGGAAACAACGCGGGAGAGGAGGACGGCATGGCGAAACGGCGTGCAGGCGGCAAGGCAGGGCTGCTCGGCATCGCGCTGCTGCTCGGACTGGGTGGAGCGCAGGGCGGCGTGGGCATCAGCGGCGGGCAGTTCCTGGCCGGGCGCGCGGTGGGGGTGGAGGTCTATGCGCCCAGCGGCACCGTTTTCCGGCTGGAAAGGGTGGTGGACCCGGCGGCGCTCCTGACGGGTACGGCCAACCCCAGCCGCCCGAAGCTGCCGCCCGGCCTCGTGACCCGCGCGGTGGGAAGTTACCGCCCGAGCGGGGGGCGGCTCCAGCTCGGACGGCTCCCGAGCGGCGTGTATCTCGTGCGCCAGGGACAGGCGGGAGCGGTGGTCGTGGTGTCACACCTCGGGCTGGTGGTCAAGCGCGACCGCGCCTCGGCCCTGGTCTACAGCGCCGACCGCCAGAGCGGCAAGACGAGGGACGCCGTGATCTGGGCGCTCGGGACCACTGGGCCGCAGCGCAGCAGCGGGGGGCTCGCCAGGTTCCGCTCGCTCGCGGCCTCGCAGGTGTTCGTCGCGCGTTCGGGCGAGGACTGGGCAGTGTCGGGGTCGAACTGGAACGCTTACGCGGCGCCGCAGTGGCTCGGGCACCTCTACAGCGACCGCCCGGTGTACCGGCCCGGCCAGACGGCGGAATTCAAGGGCGTGGTGCGCGTGCCCGGCAGCCTGCGGCCCCTGGCGGGACAGGCGGCGCGGCTCACCGTGCGTGACCCGGACGGCGACGAGCTGCTGCGCCGCACGGTTACGACCGACGCTTACGGGTCGGTGACGGCGCGGCTGGAGCTGAGCGCGGGAGCGCGGCCCGGCGAGTACTTCATGGAGCTGAGCCCTGCCCAGGCGCCGGGGGACGCGGCGAGCGACGTGACCGGCTCATTCTTCGTCGAGGAGTACCAGAAACCCGAATATGCCGTCACCCTCACCCCCAGCCGCGCGAGCGCCGTGCAGGGCGAAAAGGTCAGCGTGCGCGTCTCGGCCCGCTACCTGTTCGGCGGCGCGGTGGGCGGGGCCAGGGTCACCTACAACGTGACCCGCGCGCCGTATTCCCCGCCCGGCTTCGACGAGGACGCCCTGCCGCCCGGCACCGAGGAGGGCGCGGACTACGGCGCCGACCTCGCGCTTCAGGGCGTGACCCGCCTGGACGCCGCCGGCAACCTCGTGCTCACGGTGCCGCTGCAAAAGGACCCGGACGGCCAGCCCGCGCGTTACCGCATCGAGGCGGAAGTCGAGGACGAGTCGCGCCGGGGGGTCAGCGCGCAGACCTCGGTGATCGCGTACCCGGCGGCGCTGAACGTCCAGACAAGCACCTCGGCCTACATCTACGAGGTGGGCGACCCCATCACCCTCAGCGTGGACACCCGCAACCTGGAGGGCCAGGGGCAGGCGGCGCCGGTGCAGCTCGAACTCGTGCGGCAGGAGTGGCTCCAGGTGCGCGGCGAGTGGAGGCCGCGCGAAACGGTGGTGGCCCGCCGCGCGGTCCGGACCGGAACCGGGGGCCGGGCGCAGACCCGCCTCACCGCGCCGGGGGGCGGAGGCTACCTGCTGCGCTCGACGGTGAGGGACGCGCGGGGGCGGGCCTCGACCTCCGAGAACTTCGTGTGGGTGCTGGGCGCGGGCGAGGACTGGGCCTGGTTCTCGCGCGAGATCGACCTGAGGCTCGACCGCCGGGGCTACGCGCCGGGCGACACCGCGACCGTGCTCGTGACCAACCCGAATCCCGGCGCCCCGGTGCTGCTCACCCTCGAAGGCGAGCGGCTGCGCTCGGGCGTGGTGCTGCGCGGAACAGGCAGCGTGCTCACCTACCGTTTTAAAGTCACGCCCGACATGAGCCCGAACATCTTCGTGGGGGCCTCGGCCCTGGGGGCGGGCGAGCGTTACAGTGCCGAAGCGCGGGTGCGGGTGCCGCGTCCGGACAGTGCGCTCACCGTGCAGGTCAAGCCGGGGAAGGCACGGTATCAGCCGGGCGAGGCGGGGAGCTTCGAGGTCCGCGTGAAGGATGCCCGGGGCCAGGGCGTCGGCGCCCAGGTGGCGCTGGGCGTCGTGGACCAGGCGATCTACCTGATCCGGCGCGACGCGGCGCCCACCTTGACGCAGGTGTTCACCGCCGAGCGCAGCAACGCCGTGGGCACCGAGACGAGCCAGGACTTCTACTTCGCGCCGTTCGGCCCGCAGGCGCAGGCCCCCGCCGCGCCGATGACGGAAGCCGCCTTCGCCCAGAGCAAGGCCGAGCCGCCCGCCGCGCAGAGTGACGGCGACCCCACCCCGCGCGAGAACTTCAAGGACACGCTGCTGTGGGTGCCGAGACTCACCACCGACGCCCAGGGCCGCGCGACCGTGCGGGTCACCTTCCCCGACAACCTGACGACCTGGGTGGCGACCGCCCGCGCCCAGACCGTCTCTCCCCGTTTCGGGCAGGCGAGCGCCAACGCCCTCGTGACCAAGGACGTGATCGCGCGGTTGAGCCTGCCGCCCTTCCTCGTGCGCGGGGACACGGCGACGCTCGCGGGACTCGCCAACAACACGCTCGGCGCTCCGGTGCGGGGCACGGCGCGGATGGCGGTGCAGGGCCTTACCCCGGTGGGCGGCGCGGCGTTTCAGGCGGCTGGTGCCCCGCTCAGCCTCGCGGGGGGCGCGCGCACCCGGCAGGATGTGCAGGTCCGCGCGGCGGGGGTAGGCACGGCGAACGCCACGTTCACGGTCAAGACCGACCGGGGCAGCGACGCCCTCAAACTGCCGCTCCCCGTCAAGGCGCGCGGCTACCAGGAGGCGCGCACGGTGGTGGGCAGCGCCGCCCGCCCGAGCGTGGGGTTCACCCTCCCCGCCGGCACGAATCCGCAGACGGTGCGCGTCAAGGTTTCGGCCACGCCTTCGCTGCTCTCGGCGGTGTCTCCGGCCCTCGAATACCTCCTCGGCTACCCCTACGGCTGCACCGAGCAGACGATGAGCCGCTTCCTGCCGGCGCTGCTCGCCCGGGAGGCCCTCGGCCCGGACGAGCTCCCCGCCAGTGTGCGGGCGCGGCTCGGCGAGTACGTGGAAGTCGGGCTCGCACGCCTGGCGCTGTTTCAGCATGAGGACGGCGGGTGGAATTTCTGGGAATTCGACGACAGCACACTGGAGATGACCGCCTACGTGACGGAGGGGCTGCTGCGCGCCAAGGCGGCGGGCGTGGGGATGGACGCGGGGATGCTGGGCCGCGCCCTGACGTATCTCAGGCGCGAGGTGAAAAAGCCCGGCGCCCGCCAGGCCGAGCGTGCCCGCGCCTACCGGGTGCTCGCGCAGGCGGGGGGGGTGAACGAGGCAGACCTCCTCGCCTTCGCCCGCCGCGCCGACCTCACGGCGTACTCGCTCGCGCAGACTGCCCTCGCGCTTCAGCAGGCCGGGCAGACAGGCGCGGCCAGGGAAGCGCTGACCCGTCTGAAAGCCAAACGGCGCGTGAGCAGCGGCCTGACGCACTGGGAGAGCCCCACGCGCGGCCCCTGGATCACCTACTGGGACGACAACTCGGTGCAGGTCACGGCGGCGGCGCTCGAAGCCCTCGCACGATTGGAGCCGGGCAGCCCGCTGATTCCGCAGGCGTCGCAGTGGCTGCTCGCCCAACGGCGCGGCCCCAAGTGGCTGAGCACCCAGGACACCGCCAGCGTGGTGATCGCGGCCCTCGCGCTGCCCAGAACCCAGGCCGGCGCGGTGTCCAACCTCACGGCCCGGCTCGACGGACGGCAGGTGGGCACCATGCGCGTGCAGGGGAAGTCGGCGAGCCTCGACCTCTCCCCCGACCTCGCGCCCGGCGAGCACACCCTCACCCTCTCGGGGGCGCCGCCAGGCCTCACCTTCGCGGCGGAAGTCGCCTACGCCCGCGAGCCGGCACAGCTTTCCGGCGTGACAGGAGAGATCGACGTATCGCGGCGCTATGAAAAGCTCACGCCGCAGTGGGACGCGAAGAGCGAGCGCTACACCTACCGCCGCGCCCCGCTCCTGAAAGGCGGCGCGTTGCAGCCGGTGAAGGTGGGCGACCTGCTCCTCGTGACCCTCAGCGTGCAGCCGAAGAACCACGCCGCGCGCTACCTGCTCGTGAGCGACCCGATTCCCGCCGGCACGAAGGCGCTCGACGAACGCAGCCTCGCCATCGCGGGCCTGAAAACCCCGGACGAATACGACTGGGAGCGCTGGAACTACTGGTACTCGGGGCGCGACCTGCGCGAGGACCGGGTGGACCTCTACGCCGACTATCTCGCGGGCCGGCAGACGATGACCTACCTGCTGCGGGTGCAGACGCCGGGGACGTTCACCGCGCTGCCCACCCACGCTTTCCTGATGTACGACCCGGACGTGGAAGGCTACGGTCCGGCGGCGACGCTGACCGTGAGGCCGTGAGGGGAGCGGCGCCCCTCCTCTGGCTGCTGGCAGGCTCCGCGCTCGCCGCGCCGCCGACGGTCACGAGCGGCAGCCTGAGCGTCACCTCTCGCGCCCCCGGCGACCGGGCCGAACTCGCGCGGGTCTTCGCGGTGTGGCGGCAGGCCGAGCGTGACCTGCGCGCCCACGGCCTGACCCTGCCTCCCACCCGGCTCGACGCGGCGCGGGACGCGGCGGACTTCGCCTCACGGACGGGGGGAGCGGCGAATATCGCGGCACTGACACGGGGCGGGACCATCTTCACCCAGCGCCTCGGATCGCTCGCGGGCAAGGGGCTGCTCGCCTTCACCCTGCGGCACGAGGCGTTTCACCGCGCACAACCCCAGGACGCTCCGCGCTGGCTCGCTGAGGGTCTCGCGCGGATCTTCAGCGGGGAAGCGCGAGCGGACGCGCCGGGGCCGACCGGGCTGGAGAGGCTCAGCGCCGGGGGGCTCAGCGAGCGTCTAGCAGCGCGTGACCCGGCGGGCCTGAACCGCGCCTACCGCGAAGCCACCCGCCGCGCCGCGCGGGAGCTGCGGCAACGGGGGTGGCGAGGGGTGTGGGACGCGGCGGGAAGCGGACGCTCTATTTCCGCGCGAGCGCCTTTTGCACGTTGATGATGCTGACCGTGCCTGCCGGGTCTACGCGGTAATCGCTGCTCGGCTCGCCTTCACCGGCAACGAGGAGGTGCGCGCCGTCGGGCGTGAAGGTCAGCATGTCGGGCAGGGCACCGACCGTCACCGGCTGGGCCACCGGCTGGCCGTCGCTGTTCAGGAAGACGACCTGTCCGGCGTCGGTCTTCACTTCCGCCTCGACCGCGAGCGCGACCACGCCGCCCTGCACGGCGACGCTGTTGGCGCCTGCACCGTAGGCGCTCAGGTCCACCGATTTGAGGAGGGTGGGCCGGGCGGGGTCACTCAGGCTCAGGAGGTCGAGGCCGCCGGTCGCGCCGTTGACCACGAACAGACGGCGGCTCGCCGGATCGTAGGCCGTGATCTCGGCGACGCCCTTGTCGTAGGCGAAAGGCTCGGCCTGATAGCGCCCGGTCCGGCTCAGGCGCCCCGCCGCGCTCACGGCGTACACCGTGACGCTGCCGCTGACCTCATTGCTCACGACGAGAAGCGGCTGGCCGTTCGGGCTCTGCTGCGCGGGAATCCACAGCAGCCCCTCGGGGCCGAGATCGCCCGCCGCGCCGCTTTTCGGCTCGGCCTGCGGGTCGAGGACGCCGCTCACGTACTCCACGAAGGCCGGGGCGCTGGGCGTGCTCACGTCGAGGACCATCACGCCGCCGGTGCGCTCCAGGCCGACGAAAGCGAAGGTCTTAGCGCCGACCACGCCCACAGTGACGCCCTCAGGCTCGGGACCCTTGTTGTCGCTGCGGGTGTCGAAGGTGCTCGCCGTGCCGCCCGAGTTGAAGGTGGCCGGGGTCAGCTCGGCGGTCTTGCGCTCGAAGAGGTCGCCGGTGTCGGCCACGAGTTCGCCCTGCGCCGTCCAGATGCGCGCCGAACGCGCGCCGAACGCGATCAGGCGGTCGTGGTCGCCGTCGCCGTCGGTGTCGCCATCCGTGCGGCTGACGGCCAGGCGGCCCAGCGCTCCGGGTTTTTGCAGCGCCGCCGCGTCGGGAAAAGCCGCCGCGTCGAGCTTGAGATCGGCAACCTTCGCCTCGTCGGTAAAGCCCTCGGAGTCGCGGGTGTCGCCCTCGTTGGCGGTGATCAGGTAGGTCCGGGCACCGACGCTGAAGGCCGCGACCGCGTCGGGCATGTCCGCGCCGTACACCGGCCAGGTCTTGATATTGATTCCGCCGTCCTTATCCGAGGCGTCGAGGCCCTGCCCGGCCTGGCGGTGGTCCTTGAGCCCGAGGCTGCGGACGGCCTCCACCGTGCCGCCGAGCACGTCGATCACCGCGAGGCCGTTACTCTCCTGCAACGTCACGTAGGCTTCGCGGCTGTCGGGGCTCACCGCGATGTACTCGGGCTCGGCGTCGAGCGAGAGCCGGGCGCTCTTGCCGGCGCGCAGGCCCCCTGGGCGTCGAAGGCCGCGAAATCCAGCGTGCGGACGAGCGGCGTGTCGGTCCTCGTGCCGGTTCCGAGCCTGTTCAGGTCGCAGGAGGTCAGGGCGGCGAGCAGGGCGAGGCCGAGCGGGACCGAGGTTCGCAGGGAGGGGCGTTTCATCCTTCTCACTGTCGCGCCGGGCCATCAGCCCTAGGTCAGGAATGAGCTGTCCCGCCAGTCAAGCCTTCTGCGCGAGCACCACGCCGAAGATGCCCTGCGGCTCGGTCCACTGCGCCTGGGTCCGGAAGCCCGCCGCCGTCGCCCAGCCCGCCACCTGCTCGCGCGAACGCAGGCGCATCACCCAGGGCTGGCCGGTGTGCGAGGGCAGCGTCCGGGCGATGAATTCAAGCTGCGGATGCACCGGCTGCACCGTGTAGATCAGGGTGCCGCCAGGCCGGATGATGCGCCCGAGTTGCAGGTAATGGTGCTCGATCAGCGCGTCGTCGGGCAGGATCTCGTGCAGGCCCGAGACCAGGACGATGTCGGGGGCTCCGCCCTCTGCCGCCCGCGCGAGGTCGGCGTCGCTGAAGGCGTCGGCCCGCTCGTAGCGCACGCCGCGCACGCCGAGCGACTCGCCGAGGGCGCGGGCGCTGTCCACGTTGACCTGGGCGTAGTCGCGCAGCGTGGCCTCGACGCTCACGTGCGGGTGCCCCTGCTGAAACTCGCGCAGCACTTCGAGGTCGTAGCGCCCGCCGCCGCAGGCCACGTCGAGCAGCCGGACCGGCCCCTGCGGGCGCGCCTGAAGCTCGGCGTGCAGCGCCGCCCGCAGCGCGTCCTTGACGAGTTCGCCGCGCGCGCGGATGCCCTTCCAGCCCGGCGCGTTCAGGTAGACGCGGTCGATGAGTTTGCCCACCACGCCCCGCCCGCGCGGCTGGTTCTGGTAGACGTGCTCGAGCATCACGCCCGAGTCGAAGCCGTGCTCGAAGCCAGTGCTCAGCCCCGCGCTGAGCGGGCTCGCCGCGCGCATCACCCGCTTGACCAGAGCGTAGTACCAGCGTTTCGGGCTGGTCGGCGGCAGGGGGCGAGACAATTCCTCGTAGCTCGGCGCATGGTGTGGCATGCGTCATGTTAGGGGGAGGGAGGGGCAAAAGTCCTGAACCCCGTCCCAACGAAAGGCCCAGTGCTGTCAATCCCGATACGGTCAGTCCCAGTGCAGGCGCGGCAGCTCGGCATCGAGCGCCTCCATCGCCGCTTCGAGCTGCGCCATGAAGGCCCGTCGGTCGGCTCCCGGAGTCAGCGCTTCTCCCACCGCGACGTAGAGATTGAGCGGCACCGGCAGCCACTCGCCCTTGGGCAGCGCGTAGCCCAGCCCGCGCAGGCCCACCGGAACCACCGGCACGTCCGGGCGGCGGCGGGCGAGGTGGGCCACCCCGGACTTGAACTCGGCGCGCACCTCCGGCTCGCCGCGCGTGCCTTCCGGGAAAAGCAGCACGATCTCGCCGCGTCCGAGCGCCGCCATCACCGGGGCGAGCGGGTCGCGGCGGCCCCCGCTGGGCGCGCGGTCGATCAGCAGCCCGCCGACGATCTCGCGGGTCAGCCAGCGCAGCGCCCGCGAGCGCCCGAAATAGTCGCCCGCCGCCACCGGGCGCACGAGCGGCAGGGTGCGGCTGGAAAACAGCGAAAGCAGCAGCAGCGTGTCGAGGTGGCTGTTGTGGTTGGCCACCACCAGCGCCGGTCCCCGCGCGGGCAGGCGCTCACGGTGCCTCACCCCCACTCCGAAGCCGAGCAGCAGCAGCGGGCGCACGACACCCAGGAAAAAAGCGGTCCGCAGCCCCGGAAAGTGCAACCGTTGCTCATCTGGGCGCTGCTCATCCGGAGGGGGCGCCCCGCTCATGCCCGCAGCGGCCCGTACACGAAGTAGTAGACGAAGTGAAACAGCACCGGCGCGGTGAAGGTCAGGCTGTCCACCCGGTCGAGGATGCCGCCGTGGCCCGGAATCAGGGCGGAGGCGTCCTTCACCCCGAGGTCGCGCTTGACCGCGCTCAGGGTCACGTCGCCGACGAAGCCCACGGCGGGCAGCAGCGCCCCGAGCAGCAGCGCCTGCCAGGGCAGCAGCGGCGTGAGCAGCGGCGCGACGAGCACGGTGAGCAGCAGCGTGGCCATCAGTCCCCCCAGGAAGCCTTCCCAGGTCTTGTTCGGGCTCACGCTCGGCACGATCCGTCGCTGGCCGAAGCGTTTGCCGGTCACGTACTGCGCCACGTCGTTGAACTGGGTCACGAGCACCAGAAACAGCACCCAGCCCACGCCGCCCGCCGGGTGCAGGTCGGGCAGCCGCAGCAAGAAGGCCATATGCCCCAGCGCGAAGACCGTCAGCATCAGCCCCCAGTGCAGCGTGGCGCTCGCCCGCAGAAAATGGGCGGTCACGCCGGTGAGCAGCAGCCGGAACGGCAGGAAGAGAAAGGCGTACACCGGCACGAAGATGATAAACATGCCGTAGCTGCCGAGATACACCCACAGGTAGTGCAGCGGAATGGTGAGGTACACCCAAAGCAGCACCCGCCGGTCCGAGCGGCGCTGCGGAATCAGCGTCAGGTACTCCTTGAGCGCGAGATACGAGATCAGCATGACGAAGGCGATGCTCACCTCGGGACTCAGCAGCAGCGCGAGCAGCAGCAGCCCCGCCATCACCCACCACGCCCGCACCCGCACGACGAGTTCGGCATTGGCAGGCCGGCCCCGCAGTCGGGGTAGCCCCTCGCTGATCAGGGTGGCGAGCAGCAGCAGCGCCCCGACGCCGCCCATTACCCAGCTCAGGCCGTGCTCGGGGTTCACGGGCGCTCCGGTGCCGCGCCTTCCGCCAGGCCCCGGCGCACGCGGTTCCAGGCGCCCCAGACGGCCAGCCCCGCCGCGAGCAGCAGCAGCCCGCTCAGCCACGCGCCCGGCCTGACCCCTAACCCGAGCGCCAGCCCCACCGCGCCGATCAAGAGGGCGCGGTCGCTCTT
The genomic region above belongs to Deinococcus reticulitermitis and contains:
- a CDS encoding DUF1175 family protein, which codes for MRLGSLTVRRASLGLLLALALAEGAPAAVPGRPTFDRALFDRSAPDRDRDGYPDAAELRGEDRARFSEWFAAIAESQYYGVSADWAPQDRDCAGLLRYAFVQALLPHDGAWRAKFKYLPPPRLPSVQNLAYPLPYLSRSVFRVAGGAYQAGDVAAGRLVGRTSAQYLANFSARRLGRDPRAARRGDLLFFLRPGLGAYHSMVYLGGGLVVYHTGAAPEEGGEVRLLSLDTLMKHPDPAFHPTAKNPNFLGVYRWKVLD
- a CDS encoding alpha-2-macroglobulin family protein, which translates into the protein MAKRRAGGKAGLLGIALLLGLGGAQGGVGISGGQFLAGRAVGVEVYAPSGTVFRLERVVDPAALLTGTANPSRPKLPPGLVTRAVGSYRPSGGRLQLGRLPSGVYLVRQGQAGAVVVVSHLGLVVKRDRASALVYSADRQSGKTRDAVIWALGTTGPQRSSGGLARFRSLAASQVFVARSGEDWAVSGSNWNAYAAPQWLGHLYSDRPVYRPGQTAEFKGVVRVPGSLRPLAGQAARLTVRDPDGDELLRRTVTTDAYGSVTARLELSAGARPGEYFMELSPAQAPGDAASDVTGSFFVEEYQKPEYAVTLTPSRASAVQGEKVSVRVSARYLFGGAVGGARVTYNVTRAPYSPPGFDEDALPPGTEEGADYGADLALQGVTRLDAAGNLVLTVPLQKDPDGQPARYRIEAEVEDESRRGVSAQTSVIAYPAALNVQTSTSAYIYEVGDPITLSVDTRNLEGQGQAAPVQLELVRQEWLQVRGEWRPRETVVARRAVRTGTGGRAQTRLTAPGGGGYLLRSTVRDARGRASTSENFVWVLGAGEDWAWFSREIDLRLDRRGYAPGDTATVLVTNPNPGAPVLLTLEGERLRSGVVLRGTGSVLTYRFKVTPDMSPNIFVGASALGAGERYSAEARVRVPRPDSALTVQVKPGKARYQPGEAGSFEVRVKDARGQGVGAQVALGVVDQAIYLIRRDAAPTLTQVFTAERSNAVGTETSQDFYFAPFGPQAQAPAAPMTEAAFAQSKAEPPAAQSDGDPTPRENFKDTLLWVPRLTTDAQGRATVRVTFPDNLTTWVATARAQTVSPRFGQASANALVTKDVIARLSLPPFLVRGDTATLAGLANNTLGAPVRGTARMAVQGLTPVGGAAFQAAGAPLSLAGGARTRQDVQVRAAGVGTANATFTVKTDRGSDALKLPLPVKARGYQEARTVVGSAARPSVGFTLPAGTNPQTVRVKVSATPSLLSAVSPALEYLLGYPYGCTEQTMSRFLPALLAREALGPDELPASVRARLGEYVEVGLARLALFQHEDGGWNFWEFDDSTLEMTAYVTEGLLRAKAAGVGMDAGMLGRALTYLRREVKKPGARQAERARAYRVLAQAGGVNEADLLAFARRADLTAYSLAQTALALQQAGQTGAAREALTRLKAKRRVSSGLTHWESPTRGPWITYWDDNSVQVTAAALEALARLEPGSPLIPQASQWLLAQRRGPKWLSTQDTASVVIAALALPRTQAGAVSNLTARLDGRQVGTMRVQGKSASLDLSPDLAPGEHTLTLSGAPPGLTFAAEVAYAREPAQLSGVTGEIDVSRRYEKLTPQWDAKSERYTYRRAPLLKGGALQPVKVGDLLLVTLSVQPKNHAARYLLVSDPIPAGTKALDERSLAIAGLKTPDEYDWERWNYWYSGRDLREDRVDLYADYLAGRQTMTYLLRVQTPGTFTALPTHAFLMYDPDVEGYGPAATLTVRP
- a CDS encoding choice-of-anchor I family protein, encoding MSPDSREAYVTLQESNGLAVIDVLGGTVEAVRSLGLKDHRQAGQGLDASDKDGGINIKTWPVYGADMPDAVAAFSVGARTYLITANEGDTRDSEGFTDEAKVADLKLDAAAFPDAAALQKPGALGRLAVSRTDGDTDGDGDHDRLIAFGARSARIWTAQGELVADTGDLFERKTAELTPATFNSGGTASTFDTRSDNKGPEPEGVTVGVVGAKTFAFVGLERTGGVMVLDVSTPSAPAFVEYVSGVLDPQAEPKSGAAGDLGPEGLLWIPAQQSPNGQPLLVVSNEVSGSVTVYAVSAAGRLSRTGRYQAEPFAYDKGVAEITAYDPASRRLFVVNGATGGLDLLSLSDPARPTLLKSVDLSAYGAGANSVAVQGGVVALAVEAEVKTDAGQVVFLNSDGQPVAQPVTVGALPDMLTFTPDGAHLLVAGEGEPSSDYRVDPAGTVSIINVQKALARK
- a CDS encoding class I SAM-dependent methyltransferase family protein; amino-acid sequence: MPHHAPSYEELSRPLPPTSPKRWYYALVKRVMRAASPLSAGLSTGFEHGFDSGVMLEHVYQNQPRGRGVVGKLIDRVYLNAPGWKGIRARGELVKDALRAALHAELQARPQGPVRLLDVACGGGRYDLEVLREFQQGHPHVSVEATLRDYAQVNVDSARALGESLGVRGVRYERADAFSDADLARAAEGGAPDIVLVSGLHEILPDDALIEHHYLQLGRIIRPGGTLIYTVQPVHPQLEFIARTLPSHTGQPWVMRLRSREQVAGWATAAGFRTQAQWTEPQGIFGVVLAQKA
- a CDS encoding lysophospholipid acyltransferase family protein, translated to MSGAPPPDEQRPDEQRLHFPGLRTAFFLGVVRPLLLLGFGVGVRHRERLPARGPALVVANHNSHLDTLLLLSLFSSRTLPLVRPVAAGDYFGRSRALRWLTREIVGGLLIDRAPSGGRRDPLAPVMAALGRGEIVLLFPEGTRGEPEVRAEFKSGVAHLARRRPDVPVVPVGLRGLGYALPKGEWLPVPLNLYVAVGEALTPGADRRAFMAQLEAAMEALDAELPRLHWD
- a CDS encoding phosphatidate cytidylyltransferase; this encodes MNPEHGLSWVMGGVGALLLLATLISEGLPRLRGRPANAELVVRVRAWWVMAGLLLLALLLSPEVSIAFVMLISYLALKEYLTLIPQRRSDRRVLLWVYLTIPLHYLWVYLGSYGMFIIFVPVYAFLFLPFRLLLTGVTAHFLRASATLHWGLMLTVFALGHMAFLLRLPDLHPAGGVGWVLFLVLVTQFNDVAQYVTGKRFGQRRIVPSVSPNKTWEGFLGGLMATLLLTVLVAPLLTPLLPWQALLLGALLPAVGFVGDVTLSAVKRDLGVKDASALIPGHGGILDRVDSLTFTAPVLFHFVYYFVYGPLRA